In a single window of the Dreissena polymorpha isolate Duluth1 chromosome 3, UMN_Dpol_1.0, whole genome shotgun sequence genome:
- the LOC127871994 gene encoding tigger transposable element-derived protein 2-like has translation MPKMYSQKDILDAVGAVRHGMSYRKASSKFGVPVMTIQNRISGKVDELAQAGRPTVIPTEVEVELVEKIKRAANMGFGITRRMLQVKIGRIVRKLKIKSPFRNGVPGKDWIAGFLKMHPDVSHRTPQALSTCRARMLNATVTNNYFNNLTRLLESLSLQDKPVRIWNIDETSVSLLHKPARVLGPSGAKNIPGRVGNKRENVSVLACVNAAGGEIPPLVIVKGKTYKSLLSYNTEDGFPGSVYTFQERAWMEDTFGEIWFRGHFLKHCGPARPQLIIVDSHSSHETLGLIDAAIANDVHLLAFPPHTTQWLCP, from the exons ATGCCCAAAATGTATTCTCAAAAGGATATCCTCGATGCTGTGGGTGCGGTAAGACATGGGATGTCGTACCGGAAAGCTTCTAGCAAATTCGGTGTCCCAGTCATGACCATCCAAAACCGGATCAGCGGCAAAGTCGACGAATTGGCACAAGCTGGGCGACCCACAGTCATACCAACCGAAGTTGAGGTGGAGCTAGTTGAAAAAATTAAACGGGCAGCGAACATG gGATTTGGAATAACCAGACGAATGTTGCAGGTGAAGATTGGCAGAATCGTCCGTAAGCTCAAAATTAAGTCCCCATTTAGAAATGGCGTTCCTGGCAAGGATTGGATTGCTGGATTTTTGAAGATGCACCCAGACGTAAGCCATAGGACACCACAGGCCTTATCGACATGCAGAGCAAGGATGTTAAATGCAACTGTGaccaataattattttaacaatcttACTAGGCTGCTTGAGTCTCTCTCTTTACAGGACAAGCCTGTTCGCATCTGGAACATTGATGAAACCAGCGTTTCACTTCTGCACAAGCCTGCTAGGGTGCTTGGGCCGTCCGGTGCGAAAAATATTCCCGGAAGGGTTGGGAATAAGCGGGAAAATGTCTCTGTCCTGGCCTGTGTTAACGCTGCTGGAGGCGAGATCCCCCCTCTGGTTATTGTAAAGGGAAAAACGTACAAAAGTTTGTTATCTTACAATACTGAGGACGGATTTCCCGGCAGCGTTTACACATTCCAGGAACGAGCTTGGATGGAGGATACATTCGGTGAGATCTGGTTTCGGGGCCATTTTCTTAAACACTGTGGTCCAGCGAGGCCCCAGCTTATAATTGTGGACTCTCACTCTTCCCACGAGACACTTGGTCTCATAGACGCTGCTATAGCTAACGATGTCCATCTCTTAGCGTTTCCACCCCACACAACCCAGTGGTTGTGTCCTTAG
- the LOC127871991 gene encoding uncharacterized protein LOC127871991: MNMTETSSVDHQGTEPIDEDIQHTVLRLFHVKTQTNNLMKGRKEGYDEIVRRALQAERNHWKDRLQMSMQEIDRHHKVILAMQSGLQELVKSLRYTLQRNVIYEDEEEEEDEDLDNATIALRLMENLKFQVKQLKVKAGVTDVSKNDYESAQNKQKVIIKDLKEKVKNLEQQRETYDQELTQKAEKIVFLQKENVSLHKQLTRLQKIVQKYNESHSGANFHLHNMDAQAVHEVRGEMRGEMDKRASMNSLSTFELSDGGHGGMVRQRTYIEGDQMVSYPTPQEENAIIKDRLRKNIYSARKGDNRSNNVAQCIRCHALFKPAENNHKSCRFHHKGREIMEQFDSHGKLEKTVYKWACCKKSIDTQGCCFGYHV; encoded by the exons ATGAACATGACGGAGACCAGCTCAGTAGATCATCAGGGCACAGAACCTATAGATGAGGACATACAGCACACTGTACTCAGGCTGTTCCATGTCAAGACCCAGACCAACAACCTCATGAAAGGAAGAAAGGAAG GGTATGACGAGATAGTGAGGCGAGCTCTGCAGGCTGAGAGAAACCACTGGAAGGACAGACTTCAGATGTCCATGCAAGAGATAGACAGACACCACAAGGTCATCCTAGCCATGCAGTCAGGTCTACAG GAGCTGGTGAAATCTCTGAGGTACACACTACAGAGGAATGTTATATATGAGgatgaggaggaagaggaggatgAAGACCTTGACAACGCAACCATCGCACTGAGACTTATGGAGAACTTGAAATTTCAG GTAAAACAGCTGAAGGTTAAGGCTGGGGTGACAGATGTGTCAAAGAACGATTATGAGTCTGCACAGAACAAGCAGAAGGTGATCATAAAGGACCTTAAAGAGAAAGTAAAGAACCTTGAACAGCAGAGAGAAACATATGATCAGGAACTGACTCAGAAAGCTGAGAAAATAGTCTTCCTACAGAAGGAAAATGTATCACTGCACAAACAGCTGACCAGGCTACAGAAAATAGTGCAAAAGTACAATGAAAGTCACAGTGGGGCAAACTTTCATCTGCACAATATGGATGCACAGGCAGTGCACGAAGTGAGGGGGGAAATGAGAGGGGAAATGGACAAGAGGGCTTCCATGAATTCTTTGTCAACCTTTGAACTCAGCGATGGAGGTCATGGGGGAATGGTAAGGCAGAGGACATATATAGAGGGCGACCAGATGGTCTCGTATCCCACCCCGCAGGAGGAGAACGCCATCATCAAAGACAGGCTGAGAAAGAACATTTACTCTGCGAGAAAAGGGGACAATCGGTCCAATAATGTGGCGCAGTGTATAAGGTGCCATGCTCTGTTCAAGCCAGCCGAGAATAACCACAAGTCGTGCAGGTTTCATCACAAAGGGAGAGAAATCATGGAGCAGTTTGATAGCCATGGGAAACTGGAAAAGACAGTGTACAAGTGGGCATGTTGTAAAAAGTCTATTGACACGCAAGGGTGTTGCTTTGGGTACCATGTGTGA